In Oncorhynchus nerka isolate Pitt River linkage group LG26, Oner_Uvic_2.0, whole genome shotgun sequence, one DNA window encodes the following:
- the LOC115122039 gene encoding telomerase RNA component interacting RNase-like, translated as MDPKRGYSRRHQNSSDSSSNSPGSPASPAPGVSKAAAANSFANDGSFMEMFKKKMEEEKMKKEMDQECGDNSTADGQSTQEKKTPSVTSFVGKRRGGSKLALKTGMVAKKQKVDPEMEGKGDAWTKYMAEVKKYKAHQCGDDDKTRPLVK; from the exons ATGGATCCGAAGCGTGGATACAGCAGAAGACATCAAAACAGCAGCGATTCGAGCAGTAACAGCCCGGGGTCGCCAGCCAGTCCTGCACCGGGAGTCAGCAAAGCAGCGGCGGCCAATTCATTTGCTAATGATGGAAGCTTTATGGAGATGTTCAAGAAAAAAATGGAGGAAGAAAAAATGAAAAAAGAAATGGACCAAGAATGCGGTGATAACAGTACTGCTGACGGACAGTCGACACAGGAAAAGAAGACTCCAAGTGTGACCAGCTTT GTGGGGAAGCGCAGAGGTGGCTCTAAATTGGCCCTCAAGACTGGCATGGTTGCGAAGAAACAGAAAGTGGACCCTGAG ATGGAGGGCAAGGGGGATGCCTGGACAAAATACATGGCAGAGGTGAAAAAGTATAAAGCCCACCAGTGTGGCGATGATGACAAAACCAGGCCTCTGGTCAAATAG